Below is a genomic region from Zavarzinella sp..
ACTCTCCCTGATCATTCCTGCTTATAACGAGCAGGAAGTTATCCAGATTGCGTTACAGGAAGCCCACGCTGCCCTTACCCGCCTGGGGTGGGATTTCGAAATTATTGTGGTGGACGATGGCTGCACCGACCTGACCGTTCAGCGGGTGCGGCAAATGATGGTAGACTTATCCGGTATTCGCCTGTTGTCGCTGCCCTTTAATCAGGGTTATGGTGCTGCTCTGCGGACTGGGTTTTTGCAGGCCAGCAAGCAGTTTGTTGCCTTTACCGATGCGGATTGCCAGTTCTACATCGAAGATCTGGAACTGCTGATGAATCGCACGCACCTCGCCGATATTGTGGTGGGGAATCGGGCAGATCGACAGGACCCGTGGCTGCGCAAGTTTTATTCCCGCAACTATAACCGGCTGGTCCGCACCTTGCTGCGAACCCAGGTAAAAGATTGCGATTGTGCTCTTAAAGTGTTTCACAGTAATAGTTTGCGGCAAATTCTCCCTGCCACTGACGGCTTCTTCATCAATGCGGAAATGCTGTCCAAAGCCCACCAGCAACAGATGAAGATCGAACAGGTCGATGTACGTCATCGCCCACGTGCAGCGGGGGTCAGCAAAGTTTCGCTGATCGAAATCCCAAAAATTATGCTTAGGATTGCCAAATACTGGTATCAGAGCCGTCGCAAGCCGGTACCAGTGGCAGAAAATGTCTCCTACCTGGCCATTGGTGGGGAAATTGCCATTGAAGACGCCTACGGCATGGCCTGATTGTGGGAAATCAGCCCACCTGAAGGCACAATTTCGTAAAAAAGCTGGGTAATGGTACGCCAGCTCGATCAGCAATGAACCTTCGACCCGATTTTGTGCCCGAACGCACTTGCTGGTTCAATCGACTGCACCCGGTTGCCCGCACTTCAGCAATTGTGGTAACTGGTTTTACAGCAATTGTTTACGACAAATTTCCTTTGTTGTTTGCCACCTTTTCCCTTGCCACCATTGGAGCGGCAATTTCCATTGACAAACTGCGTTGGCTTGGCATTCGGCTGCTGGGGTTGACGCTTGCTATTGTGCCTTTTTTGCTTTACTTGATTCTTTACGTACCCGAAGCTGGTGCCCGACCCAGTTCATTTGCACCCCATGTTAGTTGGTACGGTGCTGAACAGGCGGGGAAAATGGTGCTGCGGATGACCACGCTGTTTTTGCTGGGCAGCACGCTGTTTGCTGGCAAACAGTTCGAACGACTAACGAAAATTCTCTCCCCACTGCCTGTGGTGGGGAAACTGGCCACCATGCCCCTGTTAACTCTGAATTATCTGCAGTTGTTTCTGAAAGAACTTTCACAATTGCGTATCTCCTTACGGGTGCGGGGTTTCCGCAACAAAATGAGCTGGCACGCCTATCACACGGCCTCGGCTGTGCTGGGTTCGTTGATAGTTCGCAGTGTCGATCGTGCAGAACGGGTGAACCATGCACTTCGGGCACGTGGCTTTACGGGCACTTTTCCCAACTGGGCCCCACCCCGTTGGCAGTGGGGCGACACCGTGACATTTGTTTTGTCAATCTGCTGTTTGACTGTTGTCTCCATCCAGAAAGCGGGGCTGCTCTAATGCACATTCAGGTGGAAGCCCTGCAATTTTCTTTCCCCAACGGCAAGCAATGCTTTGCTGGTGTCTCGTTGCAAGTGCCTGCTGGTCAGGCACTTGGGGTTGTGGGTGCGAACGGTGCCGGCAAGTCGACGCTGCTTTTCTGTATTGGTGGGATTCATCGTTGCCCCACCGGTATGGTGCGGATTGACGAACTCGACCTGGGCCTGCCGGAGCACCGCAAGCGTTTACCACAGTACGTGGGGATTGTGTTTCAGGATAGCACCGACCAGCTATTTTGCAGTTCTGTGGCAGAAGAAGTGGCCTTTGGCCCCATCAACCTGGGGAAATCGAAAGTGGAAGTTGCATCGGCAGTGGAACGCAGCCTGGCCCACGTCGGCATGTTGGAAGCAAAAGACCGTGTCCCACGACAGCTTTCCGGTGGGGAACAACGCAAAGTGGCCCTGGCCAGCGTACTGGCAATGGAACCACAACTACTGCTGCTGGATGAACCCACCATGTTTCTGGACCCACGCTCCCGCAAACAACTGGCAACAATTCTGAATTCGCTGGCGATTACGAAAATGGTGGCTTCCCATGACCTTGGGTTTATTCGGAAAACCTGCGAACGGGTAATCGTGCTGGATCAGGGAAAGATTATCCGCGAC
It encodes:
- a CDS encoding energy-coupling factor transporter transmembrane component T, which encodes MNLRPDFVPERTCWFNRLHPVARTSAIVVTGFTAIVYDKFPLLFATFSLATIGAAISIDKLRWLGIRLLGLTLAIVPFLLYLILYVPEAGARPSSFAPHVSWYGAEQAGKMVLRMTTLFLLGSTLFAGKQFERLTKILSPLPVVGKLATMPLLTLNYLQLFLKELSQLRISLRVRGFRNKMSWHAYHTASAVLGSLIVRSVDRAERVNHALRARGFTGTFPNWAPPRWQWGDTVTFVLSICCLTVVSIQKAGLL
- a CDS encoding glycosyltransferase family 2 protein, producing the protein MSTIGLSLIIPAYNEQEVIQIALQEAHAALTRLGWDFEIIVVDDGCTDLTVQRVRQMMVDLSGIRLLSLPFNQGYGAALRTGFLQASKQFVAFTDADCQFYIEDLELLMNRTHLADIVVGNRADRQDPWLRKFYSRNYNRLVRTLLRTQVKDCDCALKVFHSNSLRQILPATDGFFINAEMLSKAHQQQMKIEQVDVRHRPRAAGVSKVSLIEIPKIMLRIAKYWYQSRRKPVPVAENVSYLAIGGEIAIEDAYGMA
- a CDS encoding energy-coupling factor ABC transporter ATP-binding protein, translating into MHIQVEALQFSFPNGKQCFAGVSLQVPAGQALGVVGANGAGKSTLLFCIGGIHRCPTGMVRIDELDLGLPEHRKRLPQYVGIVFQDSTDQLFCSSVAEEVAFGPINLGKSKVEVASAVERSLAHVGMLEAKDRVPRQLSGGEQRKVALASVLAMEPQLLLLDEPTMFLDPRSRKQLATILNSLAITKMVASHDLGFIRKTCERVIVLDQGKIIRDGPTDVLDEPEILQILGQD